One Malus domestica chromosome 11, GDT2T_hap1 genomic region harbors:
- the LOC114819674 gene encoding cytochrome P450 CYP72A219-like, whose protein sequence is MIDTWENLVANEGLYELDVWPWLQSLAGDVISRSAFGSSYEEGKKIFELLKEHARIGATLLRRSLTSVYIPGWRFLPSKMNKRMKEINKEIRVLIMDIINKREGTIKAGDNINKDDLLGVLLESNSKEIKEHGNNKNVGMSIEEVIEECKLFYFVGQETTAALLVWAMVLLSHIQNWQNRAREEVLQVIGSNNTPSFDALMHLHVVTMILLEVLRLYPPGVEMSRITHKKTQLGKLSLPAGVDVYVPILLVHHDKELWGDDADEFKPERFSGGVS, encoded by the exons ATGATTGACACATGGGAGAACTTGGTCGCCAACGAGGGTTTATATGAGTTGGATGTGTGGCCTTGGCTTCAGAGTTTGGCAGGCGATGTGATTTCTCGATCTGCATTTGGAAGTAGCTATGAAGAGGGAAAGAAAATATTCGAACTGCTGAAAGAGCATGCGAGAATTGGTGCAACACTTCTAAGAAGAAGCTTAACAAGTGTCTATATCCCAGGATGGAG GTTTCTACCATCAAAAATGAACAAGAGGATGAAGGAAATTAATAAAGAGATAAGAGTGTTAATCATGGATATTATAAACAAAAGAGAGGGGACGATTAAGGCAGGTGACAATATTAATAAAGATGATTTATTGGGTGTGCTTTTGGAATCCAACTCCAAGGAAATTAAAGAACATGGGAACAACAAAAACGTTGGaatgagtattgaagaagtgaTTGAGGAGTGTAAGCTGTTTTACTTTGTCGGGCAAGAGACCACTGCAGCATTGCTTGTTTGGGCAATGGTTTTACTAAGCCACATTCAGAATTGGCAAAATCGAGCAAGAGAAGAAGTCTTGCAGGTTATTGGAAGCAATAACACACCAAGCTTTGATGCTCTAATGCACCTACATGTT GTGACCATGATCTTACTGGAAGTTCTGAGATTATACCCACCGGGTGTTGAGATGTCTAGAATCACTCACAAGAAAACACAACTTGGGAAATTATCATTACCAGCTGGAGTCGACGTCTATGTACCCATACTTCTTGTTCACCATGACAAAGAATTGTGGGGTGACGATGCAGATGAGTTCAAACCAGAGAGGTTTTCAGGAGGAGTTTCATAG